From Zingiber officinale cultivar Zhangliang chromosome 5B, Zo_v1.1, whole genome shotgun sequence, the proteins below share one genomic window:
- the LOC121986889 gene encoding zinc finger BED domain-containing protein RICESLEEPER 2-like encodes MEINDNKVEGTMQTIPTMGSQVLASTASHSQNESVPIEANEATLNNTLDAEISGTDVGTKRKFRSIAWDHFEKKLIGGKWKAICNDCKKTLGGDTKNGTKHLLDHMKTCLHKKQKTIQQSLLQPAKSNDGTMQFGAYHFNQDQARTELSNMIILHEYTLSMVDHVGFRRYSHALQPIFKVVSRNTIKTDIMKIFEYERNKTMKLLDSNASRIALTTDMWMASNQQRGFMAITSHFIDVSWKLQSRLVRFIYVLCPRTTEVLANALVDCLLDWNLDHKLSTLTIDNCTTNDAMIELILDKLPPSSLILEGKLFHMRCCAHILNLVVRDGLELISDSIETIRYSVAFWIATPKRDENFIEIARQLKVPSTKKLELDYKTRWNSTYLMLNTALEYEVVFARLKQRETLYK; translated from the exons ATGGAAATTAATGATAACAAGGTTGAGGGTACTATGCAAACTATTCCAACTATGGGAAGTCAAGTTCTTGCATCGACAGCATCACATTCACAAAATGAGAGTGTTCCAATTGAGGCAAACGAAGCAACTCTAAATAACACTTTAGATGCTGAAATTTCAGGTACAGATGTtggaacaaaaagaaaatttagatCTATTGCATGGGATCATTTTGAGAAAAAACTAATTGGAGGAAAATGGAAAGCGATCTGCAATGATTGTAAGAAAACCTTAGGTGGTGATACTAAGAATGGTACCAAGCATTTACTTGACCACATGAAAACATGCTTGCACAAAAAACAGAAGACCATACAACAATCTCTATTGCAGCCAGCAAAATCCAATGATGGGACAATGCAATTTGGGGCATACCATTTCAACCAAGATCAAGCGAGGACAGAGCTTTCAAATATGATTATATTGCATGAGTACACGTTATCTATGGTTGATCATGTTGGCTTTAGAAGGTACTCTCATGCATTGCAACCAATATTTAAAGTTGTTTCCCGAAACACAATCAAGACTGACATCATGAAGATATTCGAGTATGaaagaaataaaacaatgaaATTATTAGACTCAAATGCTAGTCGAATTGCGTTGACAACTGATATGTGGATGGCAAGTAATCAGCAAAGAGGATTCATGGCCATCACTTCACACTTCATCGATGTTTCATGGAAATTACAAAGTCGGCTTGTCAG GTTTATATATGTACTGTGTCCACGTACTACTGAGGTTCTCGCAAATGCACTTGTTGATTGCCTCTTGGATTGGAACTTGGATCATAAGTTATCCACTTTAACCATTGATAATTGCACAACTAATGATGCTATGATTGAGCTTATTCTGGACAAGCTTCCTCCGAGTTCACTTATCTTAGAAGGAAAATTATTTCACATGCGGTGTTGTGCCCATATTTTGAATTTGGTTGTGAGGGATGGACTAGAATTAATTAGTGATAGCATTGAAACAATTCGTTATAGTGTCGCATTTTGGATAGCAACACCAAAAAGAGATGAAAATTTTATTGAAATAGCTCGACAATTGAAGGTTCCAAGCACAAAGAAACTAGAACTTGATTATAAAACACGATGGAACTCTACATATTTAATGCTTAACACTGCATTGGAATATGAAGTTGTGTTTGCTCGTTTGAAACAACGTGAAACTTTATATAAATGA
- the LOC121986890 gene encoding probable inactive receptor kinase RLK902: MAPLRLSMSSPLFFLFFSFSLFGGSAPTDLASDRAALLAFRAAVRGATLRWNTSDPSPCSWDGVTCSDSRVTELRLPGADLVGRIPPGTVGNLTALTALSLRYNLLFGTLPQDFTALAGLQLLHVQNNRFSGEIPPSIFALRQLVRLNLEGNLFHGLIPQDFNNLISIYALLLDRNRLSGEIPDLRLTNLFKFNVSFNYLKGQIPSSLRRMPASSFVGNSLCGGPLAACPSENSMPAALSPLGSTRNSIRPIERKNLSPGEIAGIAIGASVGFLILLLLMVLWFRVREEGEGKSKELRKLKPEAEMGQRGKRDAQNKKAELPSVAVVPFPVSIGVDGVGQKLVFTGKVQRIYDLEDLLRATAEVLGKGTTGTTYKAMLEMGTAVAVKRLRDVNLPEKEFSERMDAIGAMDHPNLVALQAYYYSKDEKLLVYEVVPNGSLSGLLHGNKASGRTPLDWETRSEIVLGEARGVEFIHMKGSDSAHGNIKSSNIVLSKTCDACVSDCGLSSLGSISMPSPRAAGYRAPEVTDGRRVSQKADVYSFGVLLMEMLTAKSPTQTPHGDDGVDLLWWVRSVPAVDWSSEVFDVELSNRQDAEPMVQLMLLAVDCGAQDPNSRPSMSEVVARIEQICMNSGIMRDHVST, translated from the exons ATGGCGCCTCTTCGTCTGTCGATGAGCTCgcctcttttcttcctcttcttttcgtTCTCGTTGTTCGGCGGCTCGGCGCCGACCGATCTCGCTTCCGACCGTGCTGCTCTCCTCGCCTTCCGTGCCGCCGTCAGAGGTGCCACTCTCCGTTGGAACACTTCCGACCCCTCGCCGTGTTCCTGGGACGGGGTCACCTGTTCCGATAGCCGCGTCACCGAGCTACGCCTCCCCGGCGCTGACCTCGTCGGTCGAATCCCGCCCGGCACAGTCGGTAATCTCACCGCTCTCACAGCCCTCAGCCTCcgttacaaccttctcttcggAACTCTCCCGCAGGACTTCACCGCCCTCGCCGGACTCCAGTTGCTTCATGTCCAGAACAACCGCTTCTCTGGCGAGATCCCTCCTTCCATCTTCGCTCTTCGTCAGCTCGTCCGCCTTAACCTAGAGGGTAATTTATTCCATGGTTTAATACCGCAGGATTTCAACAATCTCATCAGTATATATGCGCTGCTGCTTGACCGCAACCGGCTGTCTGGCGAAATCCCTGATCTCCGGCTCACTAATCTCTTCAAGTTCAATGTGTCATTTAACTATCTCAAGGGGCAAATCCCGTCGAGCCTCCGCAGAATGCCGGCTAGCTCCTTCGTCGGTAACTCCCTTTGCGGAGGACCGCTTGCCGCCTGCCCTAGCGAGAACTCCATGCCGGCGGCGTTGTCACCGTTGGGTTCTACCCGAAATTCCATAAGACCCATAGAGAGAAAGAATCTCTCCCCAGGTGAAATCGCTGGGATCGCGATTGGAGCGTCCGTAGGCTTCTTGATCCTCCTGCTCCTCATGGTCCTCTGGTTCCGGGTCCGTGAAGAGGGCGAGGGAAAGTCAAAGGAGCTACGGAAATTGAAACCAGAGGCGGAGATGGGGCAGAGGGGTAAGCGAGACGCGCAAAACAAGAAGGCGGAGCTGCCGTCCGTGGCTGTCGTGCCCTTTCCAGTGTCGATTGGGGTGGATGGGGTAGGCCAGAAGCTGGTCTTCACCGGGAAGGTCCAAAGAATCTACGACTTGGAGGACTTGCTTCGGGCGACGGCGGAGGTACTTGGGAAGGGAACGACTGGCACGACGTACAAGGCGATGCTGGAGATGGGGACGGCGGTGGCGGTGAAGCGTCTCAGGGACGTCAATCTCCCAGAAAAGGAGTTCAGCGAGAGAATGGATGCCATCGGCGCCATGGACCACCCCAACTTGGTCGCCCTCCAGGCCTACTACTACAGCAAAGACGAGAAGCTCTTGGTCTACGAAGTCGTACCCAACGGAAGCCTCTCCGGCCTCCTCCACG GAAACAAAGCATCTGGTCGCACTCCGTTGGATTGGGAGACACG CTCA GAGATTGTGCTGGGCGAAGCCCGCGGCGTCGAGTTCATCCATATGAAAGGCTCTGACTCCGCCCACGGCAACATCAAGTCTTCCAACATCGTCCTCTCCAAAACATGCGACGCTTGCGTCTCCGACTGCGGCCTGAGCAGCCTAGGCTCCATTTCAATGCCCTCCCCTCGCGCCGCCGGCTACCGTGCGCCGGAGGTCACCGACGGGCGCAGGGTCTCGCAGAAGGCTGACGTCTACAGTTTCGGCGTGCTCCTAATGGAGATGCTCACGGCCAAATCTCCGACGCAGACGCCTCACGGCGACGACGGCGTCGACCTCCTGTGGTGGGTACGATCTGTCCCCGCGGTGGACTGGAGCTCAGAGGTGTTCGACGTCGAACTGTCGAACCGTCAGGACGCCGAGCCGATGGTGCAGCTGATGCTGCTGGCGGTTGACTGCGGCGCACAGGATCCCAACTCCCGCCCGTCGATGTCGGAGGTCGTAGCCCGGATCGAACAGATCTGCATGAACTCTGGAATAATGAGAGACCACGTATCAACGTGA
- the LOC121985261 gene encoding HMG-Y-related protein A-like encodes MAAAEATDPSSYPELIMAAIKSLVEEGRMDTSESAISDRIESQHLGTLPESHASLLAEHLTCLTDSGELFLIDMINYVRSEAAPKRGRGRPPKPRGRPPKPKDPVAVAASEDSSAIPRPRDRPAKKKAAIAGAPAVVGGGVAKRGRGRPPKAKTGTADDA; translated from the exons ATGGCGGCCGCCGAAGCTACCGATCCTTCTTCCTACCCCGAG CTGATAATGGCGGCGATCAAGTCGCTGGTCGAGGAGGGCAGGATGGACACGAGCGAATCTGCGATCTCCGATCGCATCGAGTCGCAGCACCTGGGCACGCTCCCGGAGTCGCACGCCTCGCTGCTCGCCGAGCACCTCACCTGCTTGACGGATAGCGGCGAGCTGTTTCTCATCGACATGATCAACTACGTGCGGTCGGAGGCGGCGCCCAAGAGGGGCCGTGGCCGTCCGCCGAAGCCCCGCGGTCGGCCGCCCAAGCCGAAGGATCCCGTAGCCGTGGCTGCTTCGGAAGATTCCAGTGCTATTCCACGTCCGAGGGACCGCCCGGCGAAGAAGAAGGCGGCGATTGCCGGGGCCCCTGCTGTGGTGGGCGGAGGTGTGGCGAAGCGAGGTAGAGGTAGGCCTCCGAAGGCGAAGACAGGGACGGCCGATGACGCCTAA